A window of Pedobacter lusitanus contains these coding sequences:
- a CDS encoding ferritin-like domain-containing protein, which yields MNIINILEEIEKVDAEVYERLNPRRAAMKSFFDFGSKVAVAALPLALGSMFKKAYGQTSASVIGVLNFALTLEYLEYYFYQTGTGTAGLIPAGTPAVGAINTIRDHELAHVNLLKGAITASGGTPVVYTAASFDFTAKGNFPTVFSDYPTFLAVAQVFEDTGVRAYKGQAGNLMSSPGVLQTALQIHSVEARHASHIRQMRKAPAGGGVTALKPWITGANDSGVAAAASSYAGEDNVTQLGINIPGLGFSVNASTEAFDEPLTMPQVNAIASLFIK from the coding sequence ATGAATATCATTAACATATTAGAAGAAATTGAAAAAGTGGATGCAGAAGTGTATGAACGCTTAAATCCACGCAGAGCAGCAATGAAATCATTTTTTGATTTCGGTTCAAAAGTAGCTGTTGCTGCTTTGCCACTGGCGTTGGGATCTATGTTTAAAAAAGCTTATGGGCAAACCTCAGCAAGTGTGATCGGGGTATTGAATTTTGCTTTGACTCTGGAATATCTGGAATATTATTTCTATCAGACAGGTACGGGAACCGCAGGACTGATCCCTGCAGGAACCCCTGCTGTAGGCGCAATTAATACAATCAGAGATCATGAACTGGCACATGTGAATTTGCTGAAAGGAGCGATTACGGCTTCGGGTGGTACCCCGGTAGTTTATACTGCAGCCTCATTTGATTTTACTGCAAAAGGGAATTTTCCAACTGTGTTTTCTGATTATCCTACTTTTCTTGCTGTGGCACAGGTGTTTGAAGATACCGGAGTAAGAGCATATAAAGGTCAGGCTGGTAATTTAATGAGTAGTCCGGGGGTACTGCAAACTGCATTACAGATTCATTCTGTTGAAGCTCGTCATGCTTCTCACATCCGTCAGATGCGTAAAGCTCCTGCCGGTGGTGGAGTAACGGCTTTGAAACCATGGATTACAGGCGCAAACGACAGTGGCGTTGCTGCAGCTGCATCTAGTTATGCGGGTGAAGATAATGTAACACAGCTGGGAATAAATATTCCGGGACTTGGTTTTTCGGTAAATGCTTCTACAGAAGCTTTTGATGAGCCATTAACAATGCCTCAGGTAAATGCAATAGCCAGTCTGTTTATTAAATAA
- a CDS encoding ferritin-like domain-containing protein — protein MKSLQEQETELLQRESGILTAKLQRRSFLQYAGAGVAGAALIAAGCKKDHNTTPGLDTGVDLGSGDPGILNYAYALEQLEGAFYDAVVKTPYANISAAELALLTDIRDHELAHREFFKKALGTGAIQNLEVNFSSINFADRASVLGTAKAFEDLGVSAYNGAGKLLKSSEYLLIAGKIVSVEARHAALIRDLISNGTFADSTAVDANGLDGARTPVQVLTIAKAYLKTSINASNLPS, from the coding sequence ATGAAAAGTTTACAAGAACAAGAGACAGAATTGCTGCAACGGGAAAGCGGTATTCTGACTGCCAAACTGCAACGCAGATCTTTTCTGCAATATGCAGGAGCGGGGGTGGCAGGTGCGGCTTTAATAGCTGCGGGCTGTAAAAAAGATCATAATACTACGCCAGGGCTTGATACAGGTGTGGATTTAGGTAGTGGTGATCCGGGCATATTAAATTATGCTTATGCACTAGAACAATTAGAGGGGGCATTTTATGATGCCGTAGTAAAAACTCCATATGCTAATATATCAGCTGCTGAGCTTGCGCTGCTTACTGACATCAGGGATCATGAACTCGCGCATAGAGAATTCTTTAAAAAGGCTCTGGGTACAGGCGCAATTCAAAATCTGGAAGTAAATTTTTCATCTATCAATTTTGCGGACAGAGCAAGTGTTCTTGGTACTGCCAAAGCATTTGAAGATCTGGGAGTTTCAGCTTATAATGGGGCTGGCAAACTATTGAAATCATCAGAATATTTATTGATTGCAGGGAAAATAGTTTCTGTTGAAGCGCGTCATGCTGCATTGATTCGTGATCTGATCTCCAACGGTACTTTTGCTGATTCTACTGCTGTTGATGCGAATGGACTTGATGGTGCAAGAACACCTGTTCAGGTATTGACGATCGCTAAGGCATATCTCAAAACGTCAATTAACGCATCAAATTTACCTTCTTAA
- a CDS encoding LytR/AlgR family response regulator transcription factor, translating to MIIVDDEEFARSSLYFLLQENCENVHICGIAKSVDEARELLSQYEVDLIFLDIAMPGKNGFELIPDTKQSNIQVVFTTAYDQYALRAIKANALDYLLKPIDIDELKESVEKASKQIRLIDQESDRNERLKNLANNLADRSEIRKLSLPNGQGYTLIDINEIIHIEADSNYSIFHLDNREKITVSKVLKDYEEILPEDQFIRIHKSSIVNLNYLKEYSSRNGLEVLLKNGEKIAVSRRRASIFAEKVKQYTNFTSDK from the coding sequence GTGATTATAGTAGATGATGAAGAATTTGCGCGCTCTTCACTATATTTTCTTTTACAGGAAAATTGTGAAAACGTGCACATTTGTGGGATTGCAAAATCAGTAGATGAAGCAAGAGAACTGCTCTCACAATATGAAGTGGATCTCATTTTTTTAGATATCGCCATGCCAGGAAAAAATGGCTTTGAGCTTATACCAGATACGAAACAGAGTAATATACAGGTCGTTTTTACCACTGCCTATGACCAGTATGCTTTGAGAGCAATAAAAGCAAATGCATTGGATTATTTATTAAAGCCAATTGACATAGATGAGCTCAAAGAATCAGTGGAAAAAGCGTCAAAACAGATACGGCTTATTGACCAGGAATCTGACAGAAATGAACGCTTAAAAAATTTAGCAAATAATTTAGCAGACAGATCAGAAATAAGAAAATTAAGTTTGCCAAATGGACAGGGATATACCCTGATTGACATCAATGAAATTATTCATATTGAAGCAGACAGCAATTATTCTATCTTTCATCTGGATAACAGAGAGAAGATTACTGTTTCAAAAGTTCTAAAGGATTATGAAGAAATTTTGCCTGAGGATCAGTTTATCCGTATTCATAAATCCAGCATTGTGAACTTAAATTATCTTAAAGAATACAGTTCCAGAAATGGTCTTGAAGTTTTGCTGAAGAATGGAGAAAAAATTGCTGTATCAAGACGAAGAGCAAGTATTTTTGCAGAAAAAGTAAAACAATACACTAATTTCACCAGTGATAAATAA